In Phyllobacterium zundukense, one DNA window encodes the following:
- a CDS encoding phosphodiesterase → MKIIQVTDLHLVKPGATLCGLDPLARLQACITDINQNHGDAELVIFTGDLSDTGEEITYRVLADELMKLRPPFRLMLGNHDDRNAFLNVFDAVRAEEGFVQSVEDTREGRLIMLDTQVPGRPEGRLDETRLRWLQQRLMEARGRPVFLFSHHPPFPIYMPLLDRMGIVEADALHPLLKEYGNVRHIFAGHAHRPIAGSWRGIPVSVLRGTNHQSALDFSPDRIAVTHEPPAYAVIFIDEESVVAHFHDFLDRTAAYR, encoded by the coding sequence ATGAAAATTATCCAAGTGACTGATCTGCATCTGGTGAAGCCGGGCGCAACCCTGTGTGGCCTTGATCCCCTGGCGCGTTTGCAGGCGTGCATCACCGACATCAACCAAAATCACGGCGATGCCGAACTGGTAATCTTTACCGGCGATCTGAGTGACACTGGTGAGGAGATTACCTATCGGGTTCTGGCGGATGAACTCATGAAATTGCGCCCGCCTTTCCGTCTGATGCTCGGCAATCATGACGATCGCAATGCTTTTCTTAACGTCTTTGACGCCGTCCGTGCCGAGGAAGGCTTCGTCCAGAGTGTGGAAGACACCCGCGAAGGCAGGCTGATCATGCTGGATACGCAGGTTCCTGGGCGGCCAGAAGGTCGTCTGGATGAAACGCGATTGCGCTGGCTGCAGCAGCGCCTTATGGAGGCCAGGGGCCGTCCGGTGTTTCTGTTCTCACACCACCCGCCCTTTCCTATTTACATGCCGCTTTTGGACCGCATGGGCATCGTCGAAGCGGATGCGCTCCACCCGCTCCTGAAGGAATATGGCAATGTCCGGCATATTTTTGCCGGCCATGCACACCGGCCGATCGCGGGGAGTTGGCGGGGCATTCCTGTCAGCGTCCTGCGCGGCACCAACCATCAGTCGGCACTGGATTTTTCGCCGGATAGAATTGCGGTTACGCACGAGCCGCCAGCCTATGCCGTGATTTTTATCGATGAGGAGAGCGTGGTTGCGCACTTTCACGATTTTCTTGATCGAACGGCGGCGTATCGCTGA
- a CDS encoding helix-turn-helix transcriptional regulator encodes MPAVNASPKETAGLPLGEPNCWVDSCQHRLLADITLRFNFQILDSDVLSYAILRFTPTILLRQIVFYPGLDLQHSIRYFTMADDTAHSFRQRIPSAEESSARANTIPVQYTLNNRPGFSRDPLQQLALAEEFIRNNICNFVSISDIANAAGVNIRALQRLFRKYRGATPIQVLLNSRIAAAHEIIYSGKATSVRELAAKLHFSNPGRFSKLYRKTYSVVPSEHIRAYQSDKAKPRD; translated from the coding sequence TTGCCAGCTGTCAACGCGTCTCCAAAAGAAACAGCGGGCTTGCCTCTTGGTGAGCCCAACTGCTGGGTTGACAGCTGTCAACACCGCTTGCTTGCGGACATAACACTAAGGTTCAATTTTCAAATCCTTGACTCTGACGTATTAAGTTATGCAATCCTACGTTTTACGCCTACAATTCTTCTACGCCAGATTGTATTCTACCCCGGTTTGGATCTTCAACACTCGATCAGGTATTTCACAATGGCAGATGATACGGCTCACAGTTTCAGACAGAGAATCCCCAGCGCCGAAGAATCGAGTGCGCGCGCGAACACGATCCCTGTCCAATATACGCTCAACAACAGGCCAGGATTTTCGCGCGACCCCCTGCAGCAATTGGCTCTGGCCGAAGAGTTCATCCGAAATAACATTTGCAATTTCGTCAGCATTTCAGACATCGCAAATGCCGCGGGCGTCAATATCCGCGCCTTGCAGCGCCTGTTTCGCAAATACCGCGGTGCCACGCCGATCCAGGTCCTTCTCAATAGCCGCATTGCTGCAGCCCATGAAATCATTTACAGCGGGAAAGCAACATCCGTGAGGGAACTGGCGGCCAAGCTCCACTTTTCGAATCCCGGCCGGTTTTCCAAGCTCTATCGCAAAACGTATTCCGTCGTTCCCTCAGAACACATCCGCGCCTATCAAAGCGACAAGGCTAAGCCGCGCGATTAA
- a CDS encoding L,D-transpeptidase — MAVLGIAGCTQTAFELPTMEIDAMPTSGIRPQISIDKSVTVPDVMYAAVQEGPYSLPAVPYQKVPVQFRRQIVVDPTGEQPGTIVVRLQERFLYLVQPGGDAIRYGVGIGKDGFLWSGRANIQYKKEWPRWTPPREMIQRKPELAKYQNGMDPGPQNPLGARALYIFKDGVDTGYRIHGSPEWWSIGQSMSSGCVRLINQDIIDLYSRVPGKATVVVG, encoded by the coding sequence ATGGCCGTACTCGGAATAGCGGGCTGCACCCAAACGGCATTCGAACTGCCAACTATGGAAATAGACGCGATGCCGACCAGCGGCATACGGCCGCAAATCAGTATTGATAAATCCGTCACTGTCCCAGATGTTATGTACGCCGCCGTGCAGGAGGGGCCGTACTCGCTCCCCGCAGTTCCATATCAGAAGGTCCCAGTTCAGTTTCGGCGTCAAATAGTTGTCGATCCCACAGGCGAGCAGCCGGGTACGATTGTCGTCCGCCTGCAGGAGCGTTTTCTTTACCTGGTCCAACCCGGCGGTGATGCCATTCGTTATGGCGTCGGGATCGGCAAAGACGGCTTCCTTTGGAGCGGGCGCGCCAATATCCAGTATAAGAAAGAATGGCCACGGTGGACGCCGCCACGCGAAATGATTCAGCGCAAGCCGGAATTGGCCAAATATCAGAATGGCATGGACCCGGGTCCACAAAATCCTCTGGGAGCAAGGGCTCTCTACATTTTCAAGGACGGCGTCGATACCGGCTATCGGATTCACGGATCGCCGGAATGGTGGTCGATCGGACAGTCGATGTCATCCGGCTGCGTGCGCTTGATCAATCAGGACATTATTGATCTTTATAGTCGGGTCCCCGGAAAAGCGACGGTCGTGGTTGGCTAG